A region of the Pseudarthrobacter sp. MM222 genome:
CCATAATGACGTCTTCCCAGCGGACGATCCCGCCCTTGGCTACGTCATTGCGCAGTTCGACGTGGTGGGCCAGCGCGACCGGCAGGGCGCCGGTACTGACGGAGTGCTTGGCCGAAACGAGTTGGCCCCAGACGGTGTATCCGCCTTCGCCGTCGAGGAATTCACCGGCTTTGAGGTCTTTCTTGGCGGTGGCGACCACGTCGCCGAAGAACCCGATGGGTGAGCCCGTGGGGATTCCGCGGAGGACGGCGTTGGCGATGGACACGTTCAGTTCCAGGCCGACGTAGTGGTAGGGGCGGTACAGGGCGGCGTACTGGCCGGTGGGGTCCGGGTGCCAGGGGTATTCGTTGAAGCAGCCGGAGACGTAGGCGTTCGTTGCCTTCACGACGACGAAGACGCCTTCCTGGGTGTTGTGGGGGATCCAGGTGCCGTCGCGGTTGACACTGGACATGACGTCGACGGTCCCTTCGTGTGCGAGGGCTCCTCCGACGTCGGCGGGGCGGCAGATTGAGGCGATTTCCTCAACGTCTCCCGGCGTGAACGTCAGCCCGGTGTCAGAGGGGACCAGTCCTGCCCCGTTGGCGACGGCGGCCATTTCGATGGCGGCCTTGGTGCCGTCGCGGAAGGAGGTGTGCATGTTCGGGTTCAGCTGCCCGGAGTCGGTAAGTTCCTTGGAGAATTCCCAGTTTTCCCAGACGTTGTCGGGGTTCATCTCGTGGTAGTGCTCAAGGAATTTGGCGCCCTTGCCGGCGCAGACGACGTCGAATCCGCTGGTGCGGGCCCAGTCGACAAGTTCCATGATGAGGGCCGGCTGGTCGCCATACGCCATTGAGTAGACAACACCGGCTGCTTCTGCCCGCTTGGCAAGAGCGGGCCCTGCCAACGCGTCGGCTTCAACCGTGACCATGATGATGTGCTTTTTCGTTTCGATGGCACGCAGCGCGTGCTTGACGCCAACAATGGGGTTGCCGGTGGCTTCCACGATGATGTCGATGTCGACGTCGAAAAGCTCGTCAGCGTTGGCCACGATCGCGGTTGAGCGGTCCCTCAACGCGGTTGCTATGTCGGCGGCGATCTGGTCTTTGGGCCATCCAACGAGTTCGAAAGCGCCTTCAGCGCGCTTGACGTTAATGTCCGCGATGGCGACAACGTGGATGCCCGGGATGTTGTTTGCCTGGGCCAGGTACATCGTCCCGTAGCGTCCGGCGCCGATCAGGCCGACCCGGATGGGCTTTCCGTCGGCCTCGCGCTGGGTCAGGAGATGGTGCAGATTCATGGGTTGCCTTTCAAGGGATACGGCGCTGTTCCGGAAGGGATGCGGGCTGGTCTGGGATCAACCGCAGCTTTTGGGGCTCTACTTTTCACCTTGCGGCTCGCCGCCCTCGGTAGTGAGGCTGCAGAACAAGCGGGACCGAACTAAGGTAAAATAAGTGGAACCGGTACACTTTTATGTCACAGGGAAAGGCCTAAGGTCAAGCCTTAGGCTGAAAAAGGTTCCCAGATGTCCAGGAAGTGCCAGTCAAGGAGTAGGCGTGCAGAAACAACCGACCATCCGCGATGTTGCCCAGGCGGCCGGGGTGTCCGTTGCGGTCGTCTCGCGCGTGCTGAACCCGGGCTCAGGTCCCGTCGCCGCAGCTACACGCAGCAGAGTAAACGACGTGATGAAGAACCTCGGTTACCACCCCCGCACGGCAGCCAGGGAGCTTAAGTACGGCCCGCCTACTACCCTGGGGCTGCTGCTCGCCGATGTCTCCAACCCTTTTTTCGCCCGACTCGCCGACCAGGTGGTGCAGGAAGCGCACGCCCGCGGAATCCAGGTGCTGCTGATGACCACGCAGGAGGATGACCAGCTGGAGTCAGAACGCCTGGCGACACTGATCGAACGCAGGGTCAGTGGGATTATCGCGACCCCGACCGGCAACAACCTGGCAATCTGGAAGCAGCTCCAGGACCTGGGAACTGACGTGGTCTTTGTCGACAGGTCAATACCTTCGCTCCCCGAAGTTGACGTTGTGAGCATCGACAACTTTGAATCTGCCCGGTCCGCTACAGCGTTGCTCGCGGCGCACGGCCACCGCCGCATCGGGATCATCTCCGGGCCAGCTGCCTCCACCACCGGAACGGACCGGATTGCCGGCTATCGGCAAGCCCTGGAAGCGGCCGGTCTGGAGCAGGATGAGCTCCTCATCCGGCACGCAGCGTTCCGCGGGCCGGCGGGAGGAGATGCCGCGTCAGCGCTGCTCAGCATCGAAGAGCCGCCCACGGCCTTGGTGGTGGCAAATACCGCCCAGGTAACCGAAGTTCTGCGGCGCCTCTCCCACGCCGGAATCGACATCCCCGGGACGCTGTCCGTCATCGTCTTCGACGATTCACCCTGGACAGAACTCATGACCCCGGCCCTGACAATCGTCAGGCAACCCATAGATCTGCTCGCCCGGCACTCCGTGCAGCTCGCTTTATCCAACACGCAGGGCAAGACGTCGGGAAAACCCCACGTCATACGCGTAGCCGCCGAATTGGTCGAACGGTCCAGCGTTGCCCGGCTGCAGTTCTCGAAGTAACAAGCTGGCATCCGCTCCTAACGGTTTACAGCCGCGCCCGCCCTGTGGTAAAAAAGTGTACCGGTTCCACTTCGGGATGATTCACGGCGGGAAGGCACCCTGCGCGAGCACCGCCGCGTCTGCAAGGCACTGGGCAAGCGGGACGAGAAAGCAGCAAGAGCAGCCTTTCTCGACCATATCGGCACAGCCCAGGACGCCTTAACCACCGCCATCAAAGCATCAGTACCCCTGTCCGTTCAGGCCAGGAACCAGCAAGTATTCAAAGGAGAATCAGATGCCAAAGCGCATCCTGGCCGCCGCAGCTGTGGCCGTTGCACTCACCGTTACTACTGCCCTCACCGGTTGCGGCGGGGGCGCGGCGCCCGGCGCCGGTGCGCCCAGCACCACCATCCGCCTCGGCCTCGGTGACCCCGCAACCTCTTCCATGGGCGTCACCGCAAAGCACTTCGCCGACAAGGTAGCCGAGCTGAGCGACGGCAAGGTCAAGGTCGAGACATTCCCCGACGGCACCCTCTTCGGCGGGGACCAGAACGCCGCCGTCAACCTGCTCGGAAACGGCACGCTGGACTCGACCATCATGTCCACCTCGGTATACGCATCCTTCGAACCAAAAATGAATGCCATCAGCCTTCCCTACCTCTTCAAGGACACGGAGGAGGTCACCAAGTACCTCGAAGGCGAGCCGGGCAAGGAACTGCTGGGCTCACTGGACAAGCTGGGCATCAAGGGCGTATCCATGCTGACCCGCACTCCGCGGCACACCACCAACTCGGTGCGTCCCATCACCCAGCCCGAGGACTTCAAGGACCTGAAGCTCCGCGTACCGCAGAATGACCTCTGGGTTAAGTTCTTTGGCTCACTGGGCGCCAACCCGACGCCGATGGACTTTAAAGAGGTTTACACCGCCCTGCAGCTCGGCACTATCGACGGCCAGGAAAACCCCCTGGAAGTTCCAGTCAACAACAAGTTCTTCGAAGTCCAGGACTACCTCTCCCTGACGAGCCACATCTCCGACGCCTTCGTCCTCGGGTTCAGCAAGAAGAAGTGGGACTCCTTCGATGAGGACACCCGGAAGGTCCTGCAGGAAGCTGCAGACGGGACCGCTGACTTCAAGACAAAGTACGACAACGACGAAGCCACCAAAACCCTCGACAAGCTGAAGGGCGAAGGCGTGAAGATCAACGAGTTGACGCCCGAAGCCAGGGAAAAGTTCCAGGCGGCAGCGCAGAAGGTCTACCCCGAGCTTGAGGGCAAGGTCGGCAAGGAATTCGTCCAGTCAAGCCTTGAATTCCTTGGACGGTAAGGTGACCGGTCCAGTGCAGGAGACGAGTTCAGTGCATGATGATGGAACCGCCCCAACCCGGGGGGCTGAACATCAGGCGGCCGAACATAGCATCAAGGTGGTTCCGGTAAGCGAAGTCTCGGAACCTCGTGGTCTGATCTGGAAGGCCGTGGATGCTCTCCTCTTCGTCGGAATCACCGCGATGCTGCTCAGCCTTGCTGCCCAGATGGTCAGCCGGCAGATGGGAGCCTCGCTGCCATGGACCGAGGAACTGACCAGGTTCCTGTTCATGGACACCACCTTCCTGGGGATGGCAGCAGGCTTCCGGGCCGCCGTGCACCCGCGGGTGAGCTTCGCGGTGGCGTGGGGACCAGCCTGGCTCAAGCAAGTCAGCATGCATCTCTACGCCATCTGCGGGACCGTGTTCTTCAGTGTCCTGATCTACAAGACGTGGGAACTGATGCTGCAACAGTACGCCGCCGGAGAGTCCAGTCCTGCCCTGGGACTCAAGATGTTCCTGGTAACCCTGCCCCTTGTGATCAGCGCGGCACTCGCCATCGTCGCCCATATCACGACTGTCTACTTCTCCCCGTACATGCGTAAGAGGATCCTCGAAGGAGAGATGATCGCATGAGCCTGACCCTGCTGGGCATTTTCCTCCTCCTGCTGCTGCTGGGCGTTCCGCTCTCAGTCTCACTCGGCATTGGCGTCATCGCGACGCTGCTGATCTTCGACATCCCCCTCGAACTGTTGCCGCAGTCCATGATGAGCTCCATGAACAGCTTCCTGCTGGTTGCTGTCCCCTTGTTCGTCCTGGCCGGCAACCTCATGGCCGGAGGGGGTATTTCGGACCGCATCTTCCGTGGCGCTGAAGTCATCTTCGGCCGCTTCCGTGGCGGCCTTGGCCAAGTGAACATCGCATCGAGCGCGATCTTCGGCGGCATCTCCGGTTCCTCGGTTGCCGACATTGTCAGCCTTGGCAAGATCGAGATCAAGGCCATGACTGACCATAAGTACCCGCGGCCCTATGCGGCAGCGATGACCATGGTCACCGCTACCCTGTCCTCACTAATACCGCCGAGCATCCTCATGATCATCGCTGCCTCGACCGCGAACGTCTCGGTAGGCGCGGCACTCGCGGGAGGATTTGGACCCTCCGTTGTCCTGATCATCGTCCTGATGATTGTGAATTTCTTCCTGTCAGCACGCCACGGTTACGGCGAGGTCTCAAGGACGCCGTTTAAGAAGGGCCTTAGGATCGTCCTCGGGGGAATCCCGGCCATGGGCGGCCCGGTGATTATCCTGGTGGGCATGTTCAGCGGGCTCGTCACGCCCACGGAGGCGGCCGCCGTCGCCGTCTTCTACAGCCTGCTGGTCGGCATCTACGTCTACCGGGACATGAAGTGGCGCCAGATGCCCAAGATGATCGTGGACGCCGGCCTCACCACCGGTACCATCCTGCTCATCGCCATGATCGCCGGCGTTGCCTCTTACATCTTCACCATTGACGGGCTGCCGGCAAAGGTCAGCAGCTGGCTGCTGAGCGTCAGCACTGACCCCACCATCGTCATGCTACTGATCGGCCTGATCCTGATCATCATCGGAACCGTGATGGACAAAGTCGCAGCCATCCTGCTTTGCACACCGGTGCTCATGCCCGCGGCCGTGTCTTCCGGTGTGGATCCCATCCACTTCGTCGTCTTCCTCGTTGCTGCCCTTGCCGTTGGCCTGGTCACGCCGCCTGTCGGCGTCTGCCTGTTCGCGGCGTCCTATGTCAGCGGGCTGCCGATGGAGAAGATCGTGAAGGCCGCGGTGCCGCTCTACGTGGTCATGGTGGTTGCCATCGTCATGCTGGCCGTCTTCCCGCAACTCATCCTGTGGCCGTCTGATCTCCTGACTGACCAGTAACGCCTGCCCTCAGTTCGATATCCATACAGTCACAGAAACAGGAAAACCATGTCTTCCCCCATTCGGAAAACCGTCAGCAGCTACATCGCCGGTCCTGCACGCCCTAATCGCTAAAGGATTCCCAATGCCTGAACATGACCACCCAGCCCTTGCCCTGATGGGATTAGGGCCGATGGGGGAACCCATGGCGCGCCGGCTGCTGAAGGGCTACGGCCAGCTGACTGTCTGGAACCGGACTGCTTCGAAAGCCGAAGCCTTGGTGGGCCTGGGCGCCCGCGTCGCGACCTCACCATTTGAGGCGGCCGCCGACATAGTTCTCACCGTGTTGCCGGACCTAAGCCACGTCGAATCGTTGCTTCCGGGAGACGAGGGCCTGATAGCCGGATGGACAGCCCGGGGCATTGCCCGGCCGATACTCGTCGTGCACGGGACCGTTTCGCCGGGGGCAGTGGCAGCCTTCGGCGAACGGATGCTTCGCGAACATGGCGTCCGAGTCCTGGACGCCCCCGTCAGTGGCGGCACCGTGGGCGCCCAAAACGGCACCCTGAGCATCATGGTGGGCGGGGACGAGGACACGTTTAGCACGGTCACCCCGGCGTTCGAGTTCTTGGGCAGCACCATCCGGCACATGGGCCCGGGAGGTTCGGGCGCACTCGCCAAAGCCTGCAACCAGATCGTGGTCGCCGGCACGGTCACGGCAGTTTCCGAAGCCATGCTTCTCGCGCGCGGTGGGGGACTGGATCCATCGGTGATGCTTGAACTGCTTCGGGGTGGGCTGGCCGACTCCGAGGTCCTGCGCCAAAAAGGGCACAGATGGATCGACGGCGACTTCACAGATGGCGGCAGCGCCCAAAACCAGCTGAAGGACCTCAACTTCGTGCTGGGGGCGGCTAGAACAGCACACCTGGAGCTACCCCTGAGCACGGTAATCCAGGATCTTTTCGGGGATATGGTCGCGCGCGGCGACGGCGCCCTTGACCACACAGGAATCCTCCGGACCCTTGCTCAGCGCAAAAGCGCTCTCACTGAGACCTGAAAACCCTCACGAAAGGCGCGAAAGTACCCCTTCTGCGGCCATTCTGCCCCAGGGTGACTAAGGGCCGTTGGGATTGCGCTAACTCATGTGGTCACTGAGCACGCTGCCCGTCTATTTTTGGTTTCGGAGGTTGTGCGGGGTGGAGGGGTTCGGCGACTACCGGTGGCTTCGAACGCTGCGGCGAGTTGCAGCAGTTTAGTGTCGGAGTAGGCCTTGCCCGCGATCGTTAGGCCGACCGGCATGCCCATGTCTGGGGCGGTTCCCATGGGAACCGTGACGGTGGGGATGCCCAAATGCCGCGGGACCAGGTTTCCGTTGGCCACCCATACGCCGTTACGCCAGGCCAGGTCCGCTGATTGCGTGTTGCGGTCGGCGTCGGCCGGTCCAACGTCTGCAACAGCGGGGAAGACCACTGCGTCGAGCCGTAGACGGTCCATCCACCGCTCGAGGTCCGCGCGGCGTGTTTCTTCGAGCCCTTTGAGGCCGTCGGCGATGTGGGGTATTTCGGATAAGGACGGAACTCCGTTTTTTCGCACCCATGCCGGGTAGTCGCTGATGTCGTCGTCGAAGCCGTCGTACCGGTCCGGAAGTGAGCCGTCGGGGGCGGGGAAGATGGCATCGCCGTCGACGTCGGCCAGCCGGTGAAGGGTCGGATCCCCGTTGGCGTCCAGGAAGTCGTTCCATGCCCACACCGAGAGGTCCACGATCTCGCGGGGAAGGTACTCGGCGGATACCAAGCCGCGGGTGGCGATGGTGGGGGCGCCGGGGCGATCTCCCTCGTAGTTCGATACCACCGGAAAATCGACCTCGATGATCTCGGCGCCGGCCGCCTCCAGATCCCGTCGTGCGGCGTCCCACAGTTCGATGATGGAGGCCCTGGTATCAATACGCTGTCCTGTGGGCCCACCGATCCCCGGGGCCGGAGCGGTCCCGGCGTCATGATCGGCGTTAATGTACATGCGGGGGATCCCGAGACGCTTCCCCGCCAGGATGCCGGCGGCAGCCGTAGTGTCCGGGACCGCCAGGTCCAGATAGGAGGCAGGGCGTAGGGCGGACGCCTTGGGAATTTCCACCCAGGGTTGAACCCGCCAGAAGTCGCCGCGGGTTTCTGCGTCGTCGGTCACCACCACGTCCAGGACTTCCAGGAGGTCGTCCATGGTCCGGGTGTGCGGGACCACGACGTCCATGGTGGGAACCAGCGGCCAGTTACCCCGGACGGAGATGACCCCGCGGGACGGGGTGTAGGCGCACAGTGCGTTGTTTGACGCCGGCGCCCGGCCAGAGGACCAGGTTTCCTCTGCGAGGCCGAAGGCGGCGAAGCTGGAAGCCGTCGCCGTTCCGGAACCGTTGGAGGATCCGGAAGCGAACGCTGCTGTGAGGTAGTCGGCGTTATAGGGGCTCTCCGCCCGACCGTAGACGCCGCGCTGCATTCCTCCGTTGGCCATCGGCGGCATGTTGGTAAGGCCTATCAGGACGGCCCCGCCGGCGCGGAGCCGCTCGATGGTGAAGGCGTCCTTCTGGGCCACCAGATTTCTGAAGGCCGGCGATCCTGCAGCCACGGTCAGCCCCCGCGCCTGGTAGCTGTCCTTTGCGGTGTAGGGGATCCCGTCCAGTGGGCCAAGGGTGGCCCGCAGAACGCGGCGTTCATCGGAGGCCCTCGCGTCCGCCAGGACCTCCGGGTTCATCACCACCATGGAATTGAGCCGGGGGCCGGCTGTGTCGAACGTCTCGATCCGCTCCAGGTACAGGCGTACGAGTTCCTCGCTGGTCACCTCGCCGGCATCCAGTGCCTCCCGCAGCTGCTGAATGGTCGCTTCCACGACGTTGAACGCGCTCACGCTGCCTGACCCTTCGAGCCGGCTGCCGCCGGCTGCTGCTGAGTGATGCAGTGGATTCCTCCGCCGAAGGCAAAAATGTCACGGGCGTCCACCAGTTCCACCGTCCGGCCGGGATACGCACGTTCCAGGATTCCGGCCGCGACGGCGTCGTTCGGGTCATCAAAGCTGCACAACACCACCACATTGTTGGCCACATAGTGGTTGATGTAGGACCAGTCCACATACCCCTCGTCGTCATTCAGGACGGTAGGGGCCGGCACGTCAACGATGCGCAGGGGCCGGCCCTGCGCGTCAGTTTCGCCGGCCAGCACCGCGTGGAGTTCCTGGTAGACCTCATAGTCCGGGTGCAAGGGATTGTTCTGTCGGTGCAGCAGAACGGTGCCGGGGCCTGCAAAGGAGGCCACGATATCCACGTGCCCCCGGGTCCCGAATTCGCCGTAGTCACGGGTGAGCCCACGCGGCAGCCAAATGGCTTTGCTGGTACCCAGCGCCGCGTGGATCTCGGCTTCCACCGCCTCCCTGGTGGCGCCGGGATTGCGGCTTGGGTCCAGTTGCACCGTTTCGGTCAGCAGGACGGTCCCGTCGCCGTCCACGTGGAATCCGCCGCCCTCGTTGACAAGGGAACTTGGCCGGATTGGCGCCCCTGTCGCTGCGGCCACGGTCCGCGCCACGGCTTGGTCCTTGTCCCAGGCGGCCCAGCTTTGGGCGCCCCAACCATTGAAGATCCAGTCGACGGCGGCAATCGAACCGTCAAGCCGGTGGGTGAAGGTGGGGCCGCTGTCCCTCAGCCAGGCATCATCGAGGGGAACTTCCACCACCGTGATCCCCTCGCCGAGCCATTGCCTTGCCGCTGCGGCGTCGCGAGGGTCGGCCACTACCGTGACGGGTTCATACCGGGCGATGGTGCGGGCGACGTTGGACCAGGCCGCGCGGGCCCGGTCCAGGGTGGGGCTTCCCACGGGACCGAACGTGTCATTGGGCGGCGGGAAGGCCATCCATGTCCGGTGATGTTCCTCCCATTCGGCGGGCATATGGCCCTTGGCTACAACGTCGATTGCGGTGGAGGCCGAAGCCGGGGCAGATGTCATTGGGTTTCCTGAATCTTCTGGAGTGGCTGGCGGTGTTGCTTCAAACGGGCTGACTGAGGGGGTGCCCACCTTGTTGGGTGCGGTGTGGAGCTGCGGTGGTGTCGGCGTCGAAGGCCACCTTGCCCCCGACGACGGTCATGCGGGCGTGGTTTGCCAGTAGCCCGGAAGGTTCGGCGGCGAGGGGGTTGCTGTCCAGTACGGTGAAGTCCGCGAGGTAGCCGGCAGCGATGCGGCCCTGCCGGTCCTCGGTCCGGCAGGAGAACGCGGCGTCACGGGTCGCGTGGCGGAGTGCGTCGGCGAGGTCCAGGGCGTATCCGGGCAGGTTGGCTTCGAGGGTGGGGTCCAGGGCCGAGCGCCTGGTGGATGCGACATACATGTTGGGCAAGGGCTGATGCGGGGCGGTCGGTGCGTCGGTACTGAGGGCCAGGGTTGCGCCTGCGTCGGTGAATTCGGTCCAGGGGTATGCCCTCTCGGTGCGGTGGTCTCCCAGCACGCTTTGCCAGTTTTCCTGAATGGCGGGGTCGGCGTGGACGGGCTGCATCGAAGCCACCACGCCGAGCGCTGCAAGCCGCCTGACGTTATCCTCCGTCACCGTTTCGAGGTGTTCGATGCGGTGCCTGCGGTCCCGGGGACCGTTACGCCGGTATGCCTCCTCCAGGGCGTCCAGGGCTATGTCGGATGCCTCATCACCTATGGCGTGCAGTGCTATCTGGAGTCCGGCTGCGTCGGCCGCGGTTACGACGGGGGTCAGGGAACCGCGGTCCCAGATAGGCGCACAGGAGCTGCCGTCGGCGTACGGCTCCTTCATGGCTGCTGTGCAACTATCAATAACGCCGTCAACAACGAGCTTGATTCCGCAGATCTGCAGCCAGTCACCGTTCAGCTCAGCGGCCAGGCGGACGGCCTTTACTACTTGCGCCACGTTCCCGGCCTCGGTTTCTCGGCGGGCCACCAGGACGTGCCCTTTGACCCTGATCGGGAGGGTGTTGTTGTGCCGAACCAGGGCACGCCGGAAGGCGGCAAGGTCATCGTCCTGCACGGCCATGTCCACCGCTGCCGTGACCCCGACGGCGAGATAGTTGGTGAAGGCCTCCTCCAGCTGGGCATCCCGGTCTTCGTCGGTGGCGTAGGCGGCGAGGGCGGGCCAGACGATTTGCTGGGCCGCAGTCTCGTACAGCATCCCGTCGGCTTTCCCGGTTTCCGGGTTCCGGCCGATGCGTCCGCCGATGGGGTCGGGGGTATTGTCATCAATTCCCAGTTCCGCCAGGGCGACGCTGTTGACCCATACCGAGTGCAGGTCGTTGGCATCCAGGTAAACGGGACGCTCCGGTACTGCTTCGTCCAGCAAGTCCCGGGTGGGGTGCTTCCCGGCCAGTGAACTGTAGAGCCATCCGGCGCCCAGGATTCGTCGTGCGTCGGTGCCGTCGGCTGCCTCTCGGAGGCGGCGCTGCAGATCAGCCAGGTCGGTACCCTCGCGCAGCGGGACCTTTTGCAAAGCCTGCCCCATCATCAAAAGGTGTGTGTGCGCGTCGATGAATCCGGGAAGGACAAAGCCGCCACCGAGGTCCACTTCAGCAGCACCCTCTCCTGCCGCGTGACGTGCGTCGGCCTCATTTCCTACGTGGATGAAGCGGGAACCATCCACCACGAAGGCGTCGGCGAGGGAGTCGTCGGCGGTGAAGACGGTGGCATTGGTGTACAGCGTGCGAGGCAAGGCAGTGCTTTCTGTGGGGAAGGGGCGGGACATCAGGCGATCGCCGCCTGGTTGAGGTCCAGGGATGGGTCGCTGGTGCCGGCCTTTTCGGTGCGGACTGAAATCCTTGAAATGAGGAGCAACGGAACCATCAGGACCAGTGTCATGCCTGCCAGGATGTAACCGAGGACGTCGTAACCGGCGGCGGCTGAGACGAAGGTTCCGAAGAACGGAGCGAACGAGGACCCGACCAGATAGACCCCGAGTACCGGTGCGGACCAGCGGCCGGCCGCGTCCAGCGCAGCTGCTGTGGCCACGATGTAGATAAATGCCAGCATGTAGAGGGTGTTCCAGGCGATGATGACGGCCATGTACCAGCCGGGATCAGTGACGATTCCCGAGAGCATCTTCAGGGCAGCGCCGGCCAGCAGGGCCACCGCCAGCGGTATTGTCCGGCCAAGCCGTCGCCCGGCCAGTCCGACAAGTCCGGAGGCGATGAGGCCGCCTAAGGTCGACAGGCTCAGGACCAGCCCCATACCGGTTTCGTCCAGCTGCGCCTGATCCGCGCCCATGGTCGCGGCGACAGCCCACAGCGAGTCTTCGCTGAGCGCCCACAAAGCGAAGCATGCGAGCAGCCCGAAGCCTGCCAGGGCTGTTGTCTTCGAGGCCTTCCTGGGCTGGGACACGGCCGGGAGGGCTTCGGTCGACGGGCGGTCCGGCAGCCAGGCAGTGGTGAACAATGCGGCCAGGGCCAGGCCCGCCAGCAGGCCAAATGCGCTGCCCATGCCCGCGCCCAGAACAGGAATGACGAAGAGGATAACCGATACGATCGCGCGGTTCGTGAATCCGCTGATGCCGGATGCGCGGTCGGGATTGCGAAGAGCGCCCAGGGCGGCACCGCCAGCCGAAACCGCTCCTCCGGCTCCAAGACCACCCACCAGGACGCCGGCAATGACGAAGGGCGCCGACGGAATGAAGGCAGCAGCACCGAAACCCGCCGCGGCCAATACCAGCCCGGCACGGGCAATGAGGTACCTCCCGTTTCGAGACGCCCACTTTGACGTCAGGAGGCAGGTGACCGCGCACGCAAGGAGCGAACCCGTCATGAGTGTCCCCGCCTCGGTATCTGAGAAGCCGGGTTCTCCCGTAAGAGCGACGATCATGACGGGCACCAGGTTGGCGGTCATGAAGCCGACGACGCTGATACCGAATACCGAGATGGCCCGTGTAGCGGTGAGGGGAACGCGCCCTGTTTGGTGGTCCTGGGACATGGACTGCTCCTTGCTGGGATGGAGTGAAGGCCGTCACAAAATGAATGGCCTTCATTTATTATGAGGATGACCGCTCCCCAGCACAAGGGTTTTTATGAAAGCCTTTCAGAAATCCATTTTCACCCCTTGGCGCAGCCCGGCAAGGAGCATCTCCACGGCAAAGGCGAAAGCCGCCTCGGACCGCTTCGCCGGAGGGCCGAGGTTGGCTATGGCCGCGGAAAGCGCCGGAAACTGGCCTGATGGGGGAGACCAGACAACTTCCGGAGCGGTAAGCTCCAGGGCCGAACCGAGAACGAGGTAGTCCACGGTGGTGATGGCGGGAACAACCGCGGAAGCTGCCAAGCCAGCCTTTCCCAAAACGATGGCCATGTCCTCGTAAATCCCCATGACGCCCAGATCCCGAACTGTCTGGGTCACCAAGAGCGGCACCAGGCGGGGATGCTCCAGCAGGCAGGTACGGTAACCATGCGCCAACGTGCGAAGTGCGTCCTCCCACGAGAGGTTCTCCGTATCGAGAAGAGGCCGACTGGAAAAGACGCGCCCGCGCATGAGCTCGATGATGTGCTCACGGTTCTCGATGTAGTTATATAGGGCTGATTGGCTGACCCCCAGCTCCTTCGCAACCTTAGGAAAGCTGAAGTCTCCGAAGGCATCCACCAGTGACAATGCCGTACTGACGATGGCATCGACGGACAGGAGTGGCGATCGTGGGCGCGGCATGGGACTCCTTGACGGGGATAGGGTCCATTCAATCTAACTGGCCTTTCCCACTTGCGAATGCCATCAGGATGATTCCAGTCACCGATCATTTGGACCGGGTGATCTCGTCGACATGAGCGAGTCGTTCCAGGCCGGCCTGTCTGTACTTGCGCGCTTCGCATGCACATAGAGACCACCGCACTTTGCATCGTCCCCAGCGCCTGCGTGGCCTCCCCGGGGAACTGGCTAGGCCGCTAC
Encoded here:
- a CDS encoding amidase; this encodes MSAFNVVEATIQQLREALDAGEVTSEELVRLYLERIETFDTAGPRLNSMVVMNPEVLADARASDERRVLRATLGPLDGIPYTAKDSYQARGLTVAAGSPAFRNLVAQKDAFTIERLRAGGAVLIGLTNMPPMANGGMQRGVYGRAESPYNADYLTAAFASGSSNGSGTATASSFAAFGLAEETWSSGRAPASNNALCAYTPSRGVISVRGNWPLVPTMDVVVPHTRTMDDLLEVLDVVVTDDAETRGDFWRVQPWVEIPKASALRPASYLDLAVPDTTAAAGILAGKRLGIPRMYINADHDAGTAPAPGIGGPTGQRIDTRASIIELWDAARRDLEAAGAEIIEVDFPVVSNYEGDRPGAPTIATRGLVSAEYLPREIVDLSVWAWNDFLDANGDPTLHRLADVDGDAIFPAPDGSLPDRYDGFDDDISDYPAWVRKNGVPSLSEIPHIADGLKGLEETRRADLERWMDRLRLDAVVFPAVADVGPADADRNTQSADLAWRNGVWVANGNLVPRHLGIPTVTVPMGTAPDMGMPVGLTIAGKAYSDTKLLQLAAAFEATGSRRTPPPRTTSETKNRRAACSVTT
- a CDS encoding agmatine deiminase family protein — protein: MTSAPASASTAIDVVAKGHMPAEWEEHHRTWMAFPPPNDTFGPVGSPTLDRARAAWSNVARTIARYEPVTVVADPRDAAAARQWLGEGITVVEVPLDDAWLRDSGPTFTHRLDGSIAAVDWIFNGWGAQSWAAWDKDQAVARTVAAATGAPIRPSSLVNEGGGFHVDGDGTVLLTETVQLDPSRNPGATREAVEAEIHAALGTSKAIWLPRGLTRDYGEFGTRGHVDIVASFAGPGTVLLHRQNNPLHPDYEVYQELHAVLAGETDAQGRPLRIVDVPAPTVLNDDEGYVDWSYINHYVANNVVVLCSFDDPNDAVAAGILERAYPGRTVELVDARDIFAFGGGIHCITQQQPAAAGSKGQAA
- a CDS encoding amidohydrolase; this translates as MPRTLYTNATVFTADDSLADAFVVDGSRFIHVGNEADARHAAGEGAAEVDLGGGFVLPGFIDAHTHLLMMGQALQKVPLREGTDLADLQRRLREAADGTDARRILGAGWLYSSLAGKHPTRDLLDEAVPERPVYLDANDLHSVWVNSVALAELGIDDNTPDPIGGRIGRNPETGKADGMLYETAAQQIVWPALAAYATDEDRDAQLEEAFTNYLAVGVTAAVDMAVQDDDLAAFRRALVRHNNTLPIRVKGHVLVARRETEAGNVAQVVKAVRLAAELNGDWLQICGIKLVVDGVIDSCTAAMKEPYADGSSCAPIWDRGSLTPVVTAADAAGLQIALHAIGDEASDIALDALEEAYRRNGPRDRRHRIEHLETVTEDNVRRLAALGVVASMQPVHADPAIQENWQSVLGDHRTERAYPWTEFTDAGATLALSTDAPTAPHQPLPNMYVASTRRSALDPTLEANLPGYALDLADALRHATRDAAFSCRTEDRQGRIAAGYLADFTVLDSNPLAAEPSGLLANHARMTVVGGKVAFDADTTAAPHRTQQGGHPLSQPV
- a CDS encoding MFS transporter encodes the protein MSQDHQTGRVPLTATRAISVFGISVVGFMTANLVPVMIVALTGEPGFSDTEAGTLMTGSLLACAVTCLLTSKWASRNGRYLIARAGLVLAAAGFGAAAFIPSAPFVIAGVLVGGLGAGGAVSAGGAALGALRNPDRASGISGFTNRAIVSVILFVIPVLGAGMGSAFGLLAGLALAALFTTAWLPDRPSTEALPAVSQPRKASKTTALAGFGLLACFALWALSEDSLWAVAATMGADQAQLDETGMGLVLSLSTLGGLIASGLVGLAGRRLGRTIPLAVALLAGAALKMLSGIVTDPGWYMAVIIAWNTLYMLAFIYIVATAAALDAAGRWSAPVLGVYLVGSSFAPFFGTFVSAAAGYDVLGYILAGMTLVLMVPLLLISRISVRTEKAGTSDPSLDLNQAAIA
- a CDS encoding TetR/AcrR family transcriptional regulator, giving the protein MPRPRSPLLSVDAIVSTALSLVDAFGDFSFPKVAKELGVSQSALYNYIENREHIIELMRGRVFSSRPLLDTENLSWEDALRTLAHGYRTCLLEHPRLVPLLVTQTVRDLGVMGIYEDMAIVLGKAGLAASAVVPAITTVDYLVLGSALELTAPEVVWSPPSGQFPALSAAIANLGPPAKRSEAAFAFAVEMLLAGLRQGVKMDF